In a genomic window of Vibrio marisflavi CECT 7928:
- a CDS encoding SLC13 family permease, which produces MNKNEGAPLPTNTREWFLNRNSLIILADICLFLLLYYTLPFDPKVVLGLSILCFIAVLWLTEALHVTVTAILVPVMAALFGVFNTQTALNNFANSIIFLFLGGFALAAAMHRQGLDKVIADKVLLLAKGRLSVAVFMLFGVTAALSMWISNTATTAMMLPLVLGVLSKVNSESGHKTYVFVLLGIAYSASIGGIATVVGSPPNAIAAAEVGLSFTDWMKFGLPTSIVLLPIAVAVLYFTLKPDLKGEFEINHEAINWDKGKVVTLAIFALTVFMWIFSKPINAFLGGYAKFDTIIALGAIILVSFARVVHWKDIEKTADWGVLLLFGGGICLSNVLKATGASVFLAHELSNMISSFGILFVVLIIATFVVFLTEFASNTASAALLVPIFATVAEAFGMSPVILSVLIAVAASCAFMLPVATPPNAIVFGTGHIKQTEMMRVGIILNIVCIFALTTIAMLLWT; this is translated from the coding sequence ATGAACAAAAATGAAGGTGCTCCTTTACCTACCAACACAAGAGAGTGGTTCTTAAACAGAAATAGCTTGATTATTCTTGCCGACATCTGTTTGTTTTTATTGCTGTATTACACTTTACCCTTTGATCCAAAAGTAGTTCTCGGCCTAAGCATATTGTGTTTTATCGCTGTGCTGTGGCTGACAGAAGCGCTGCATGTCACCGTAACAGCGATTCTCGTACCCGTCATGGCCGCATTATTTGGTGTCTTTAATACGCAAACGGCATTGAATAACTTTGCAAACTCTATCATTTTCTTATTTTTAGGCGGCTTTGCTTTGGCGGCAGCGATGCATCGTCAGGGGTTGGACAAAGTCATAGCCGATAAGGTTTTATTGCTTGCTAAAGGGAGATTGAGTGTCGCTGTATTCATGCTCTTTGGTGTGACAGCTGCTCTATCTATGTGGATCAGCAATACCGCCACAACGGCAATGATGCTGCCTTTAGTGCTAGGTGTATTAAGCAAAGTTAACTCGGAAAGTGGCCACAAAACCTACGTATTTGTTTTGCTAGGTATTGCTTACAGTGCCAGTATCGGTGGTATTGCAACGGTAGTAGGCAGTCCTCCGAATGCCATTGCAGCTGCTGAAGTTGGATTGAGCTTTACCGACTGGATGAAATTTGGTTTGCCAACTTCCATTGTTCTTTTACCTATCGCTGTCGCAGTGCTGTATTTTACGTTGAAGCCAGACTTGAAAGGTGAATTTGAAATCAATCATGAAGCCATTAACTGGGACAAAGGCAAGGTCGTTACTTTGGCGATTTTTGCTCTCACCGTGTTTATGTGGATCTTCAGTAAGCCTATCAATGCGTTTCTTGGTGGTTATGCGAAATTCGATACCATTATTGCATTGGGTGCGATCATTTTGGTCAGCTTTGCTCGAGTTGTACATTGGAAAGATATAGAAAAAACGGCCGATTGGGGTGTATTACTGCTGTTTGGTGGTGGTATCTGTCTGAGTAATGTTCTGAAAGCGACGGGTGCGAGTGTTTTCTTAGCCCATGAACTGAGCAATATGATTTCCAGCTTTGGTATCCTTTTCGTTGTGTTAATCATTGCAACGTTTGTGGTATTCCTCACTGAGTTTGCCAGTAATACAGCCAGTGCTGCGTTACTTGTGCCGATATTTGCGACGGTTGCGGAAGCATTTGGTATGTCTCCAGTGATTTTGTCTGTGTTAATTGCTGTGGCGGCTTCTTGCGCATTCATGCTGCCAGTTGCCACTCCGCCAAATGCAATCGTATTTGGTACAGGACACATTAAGCAAACTGAGATGATGCGAGTCGGTATTATTCTTAACATCGTCTGTATCTTTGCTCTGACAACTATCGCTATGTTGCTTTGGACATAA
- a CDS encoding AEC family transporter: protein MSVLQQLSFSVSITGPICLMLFLGIYLRNTGLINENFIEVGSKLVFKITLPTMLFLSIVTSNLDFSGSSSLIIYGLFANILFFIFTSLIAKKYYSKPQDQGVIIQGGFRANAGIIGLAYVINTFGQSSIAVAAIYVASTTVLYNVLAVIALSPTAGESNNQAFSVVLKTLTKNPLTQAILLGLAVYALSIPIPQVVVKAGQYFANMTLPLALLCTGGSLDFRSLKHEIKPAWFATIFRLVLCPLFLTLGGLLLGFRGLELGIIYLMSAGPAAAASYVMARAMGGNAKLAANIIALTTFMSLLTTTLGIFILSSLKLI, encoded by the coding sequence ATGAGTGTTCTTCAACAGCTGTCTTTCTCTGTTTCTATAACAGGCCCTATTTGCTTAATGCTATTTCTTGGTATCTATCTGAGAAATACTGGTTTGATTAATGAGAACTTCATTGAGGTTGGCTCTAAGTTGGTCTTTAAGATCACTCTCCCGACCATGCTATTTTTGAGCATTGTGACTTCAAATCTAGACTTTTCAGGCAGTAGCTCTTTGATAATCTACGGCCTTTTCGCCAACATTTTGTTTTTTATCTTCACATCACTAATAGCAAAAAAGTACTACTCTAAGCCACAAGATCAAGGCGTTATTATTCAGGGCGGCTTTCGAGCCAATGCTGGTATTATTGGGCTTGCTTATGTGATAAATACATTCGGTCAATCAAGTATTGCCGTCGCGGCAATTTACGTGGCTAGCACCACAGTATTGTACAATGTGTTGGCCGTGATCGCCCTATCACCGACAGCCGGTGAATCAAACAACCAAGCATTTTCTGTTGTACTCAAAACGCTAACCAAAAACCCCTTAACACAAGCTATCTTACTCGGTTTAGCTGTCTACGCTTTGTCTATCCCAATTCCACAAGTAGTAGTAAAAGCGGGCCAATACTTTGCAAACATGACACTACCACTAGCGCTGCTTTGCACAGGTGGTTCGCTCGACTTTCGATCACTGAAACATGAAATAAAACCAGCATGGTTTGCGACCATCTTCCGCCTTGTGTTGTGTCCGCTGTTTTTGACTTTAGGGGGCTTGTTACTGGGCTTTCGAGGGTTGGAACTTGGTATAATTTATCTCATGAGTGCCGGTCCCGCAGCGGCTGCGAGTTATGTGATGGCAAGAGCCATGGGAGGGAACGCGAAGTTGGCTGCTAACATTATAGCTCTGACAACCTTTATGTCATTACTAACCACCACTTTAGGGATCTTCATTTTATCTAGCTTGAAATTAATATAA